A window of the Eleutherodactylus coqui strain aEleCoq1 chromosome 8, aEleCoq1.hap1, whole genome shotgun sequence genome harbors these coding sequences:
- the LOC136577135 gene encoding serine/threonine-protein kinase NLK2 isoform X2 has protein sequence MSFPGPGRPVQGQLCSGVFGGIIPPPLGHKFYCHNGAASGGGAVPAGPQHPGAPHCTGEPEPDRPIGYGAFGVVWSVTDPRDGKRVALKKMPNVFQNLVSCKRVFRELKMLCFFKHDNVLSALDILQPPQIDCFEEIYVITELMQTDLHKVIVSPQPLSADHIKVFLYQILRGLKYLHSAGILHRDIKPGNLLVNSNCVLKICDFGLARVEELDESQHMTQEVVTQYYRAPEILMGSRHYQNAIDIWSVGCIFAELLGRRILFQAQSPIQQLDLITDLLGTPPLTAMRSACEGARAHILRGPHKPPSLSVLYMLSGEATHEAVHLLCRMLLFDPMKRISAKDALAHPYLEEGRLRYHTCMCHCCYSVSSGRVYTADFEPTASDRFDDSYEKSLTSVWQVKELVHRFITDQQQGKRPPLCINPHSAAFKTFIRSTAWHSSKVSKKEER, from the exons ATGTCGTTCCCGGGGCCCGGCCGCCCGGTGCAGGGGCAGCTGTGCTCCGGGGTCTTCGGGGGGATCATCCCGCCGCCCCTGGGACACAAGTTCTACTGTCACAACGGCGCTGCCAGCGGGGGAGGAGCCGTGCCCGCCGGGCCCCAACACCCGGGGGCCCCACACTGCACCGGGGAGCCCGAGCCCGACAGGCCCATCGGATACGGAGCATTCGGGGTCGTCTG GTCTGTGACGGACCCCCGAGATGGTAAACGTGTCGCACTTAAGAAGATGCCCAATGTCTTCCAGAACCTGGTGTCGTGCAAGCGAGTCTTCAGGGAACTGAAAATGCTCTGTTTCTTCAAGCATGACAAT GTCCTGTCCGCCCTCGATATCCTGCAGCCCCCGCAGATCGACTGCTTTGAGGAAAT ATACGTGATAACAGAACTCATGCAGACCGACCTCCACAAAGTCATCGTGTCCCCGCAGCCGCTCAGCGCAGACCACATCAAGGTCTTCCTGTACCAGATACTACGAG GGCTGAAATATCTGCACTCGGCGGGGATCCTGCACCGAGACATAAAGCCGGGAAACCTGCTGGTGAACAGCAACTGCGTGCTGAAG ATCTGTGACTTTGGGTTGGCGCGGGTAGAGGAGTTGGACGAGTCCCAGCACATGACCCAGGAGGTGGTGACGCAGTATTACCGCGCTCCGGAGATCCTCATGGGGAGCCGCCACTACCAGAATGCCATCGACATCTGGTCCGTCGGCTGCATCTTCGCAGAGCTTCTTGGGAGGCGAATACTGTTCCAGGCGCAGAGTCCCATCCAGCAG CTGGACCTGATCACGGACCTCCTCGGGACCCCTCCTCTTACTGCCATGCGCTCCGCCTGCGAAGGAGCCAGAGCCCACATACTGCGCGGCCCGCATAAGCCG CCGTCCCTCTCTGTCCTGTACATGCTGTCTGGTGAAGCCACCCACGAGGCCGTTCACCTTCTGTGCCGGATGCTGCTGTTTGATCCG ATGAAGAGGATCTCTGCTAAGGACGCCTTGGCCCACCCTTATCTGGAGGAGGGGCGCCTCCGTTACCACACGTGTATGTGTCACTGCTGCTATTCCGTGTCCTCGGGACGCGTCTACACTGCGGATTTTGAACCCACAGCCAGCGACCGGTTTGATGACTCCTATGAGAAAAGCCTCACGTCTGTTTGGCAGGTTAAAG AGCTGGTCCATCGCTTCATCACAGACCAACAACAGGGCAAGCGGCCCCCACTGTGTATAAACCCGCACTCCGCCGCATTCAAGACCTTCATCAG ATCCACCGCCTGGCATTCCTCAAAGGTTTCCAAGAAGGAGGAGAGATGA
- the LOC136577135 gene encoding serine/threonine-protein kinase NLK2 isoform X1 has protein sequence MSFPGPGRPVQGQLCSGVFGGIIPPPLGHKFYCHNGAASGGGAVPAGPQHPGAPHCTGEPEPDRPIGYGAFGVVWSVTDPRDGKRVALKKMPNVFQNLVSCKRVFRELKMLCFFKHDNVLSALDILQPPQIDCFEEIYVITELMQTDLHKVIVSPQPLSADHIKVFLYQILRGLKYLHSAGILHRDIKPGNLLVNSNCVLKICDFGLARVEELDESQHMTQEVVTQYYRAPEILMGSRHYQNAIDIWSVGCIFAELLGRRILFQAQSPIQQLDLITDLLGTPPLTAMRSACEGARAHILRGPHKPPSLSVLYMLSGEATHEAVHLLCRMLLFDPLLCLQMKRISAKDALAHPYLEEGRLRYHTCMCHCCYSVSSGRVYTADFEPTASDRFDDSYEKSLTSVWQVKELVHRFITDQQQGKRPPLCINPHSAAFKTFIRSTAWHSSKVSKKEER, from the exons ATGTCGTTCCCGGGGCCCGGCCGCCCGGTGCAGGGGCAGCTGTGCTCCGGGGTCTTCGGGGGGATCATCCCGCCGCCCCTGGGACACAAGTTCTACTGTCACAACGGCGCTGCCAGCGGGGGAGGAGCCGTGCCCGCCGGGCCCCAACACCCGGGGGCCCCACACTGCACCGGGGAGCCCGAGCCCGACAGGCCCATCGGATACGGAGCATTCGGGGTCGTCTG GTCTGTGACGGACCCCCGAGATGGTAAACGTGTCGCACTTAAGAAGATGCCCAATGTCTTCCAGAACCTGGTGTCGTGCAAGCGAGTCTTCAGGGAACTGAAAATGCTCTGTTTCTTCAAGCATGACAAT GTCCTGTCCGCCCTCGATATCCTGCAGCCCCCGCAGATCGACTGCTTTGAGGAAAT ATACGTGATAACAGAACTCATGCAGACCGACCTCCACAAAGTCATCGTGTCCCCGCAGCCGCTCAGCGCAGACCACATCAAGGTCTTCCTGTACCAGATACTACGAG GGCTGAAATATCTGCACTCGGCGGGGATCCTGCACCGAGACATAAAGCCGGGAAACCTGCTGGTGAACAGCAACTGCGTGCTGAAG ATCTGTGACTTTGGGTTGGCGCGGGTAGAGGAGTTGGACGAGTCCCAGCACATGACCCAGGAGGTGGTGACGCAGTATTACCGCGCTCCGGAGATCCTCATGGGGAGCCGCCACTACCAGAATGCCATCGACATCTGGTCCGTCGGCTGCATCTTCGCAGAGCTTCTTGGGAGGCGAATACTGTTCCAGGCGCAGAGTCCCATCCAGCAG CTGGACCTGATCACGGACCTCCTCGGGACCCCTCCTCTTACTGCCATGCGCTCCGCCTGCGAAGGAGCCAGAGCCCACATACTGCGCGGCCCGCATAAGCCG CCGTCCCTCTCTGTCCTGTACATGCTGTCTGGTGAAGCCACCCACGAGGCCGTTCACCTTCTGTGCCGGATGCTGCTGTTTGATCCG CTCCTGTGTCTTCAGATGAAGAGGATCTCTGCTAAGGACGCCTTGGCCCACCCTTATCTGGAGGAGGGGCGCCTCCGTTACCACACGTGTATGTGTCACTGCTGCTATTCCGTGTCCTCGGGACGCGTCTACACTGCGGATTTTGAACCCACAGCCAGCGACCGGTTTGATGACTCCTATGAGAAAAGCCTCACGTCTGTTTGGCAGGTTAAAG AGCTGGTCCATCGCTTCATCACAGACCAACAACAGGGCAAGCGGCCCCCACTGTGTATAAACCCGCACTCCGCCGCATTCAAGACCTTCATCAG ATCCACCGCCTGGCATTCCTCAAAGGTTTCCAAGAAGGAGGAGAGATGA